One window of Mediterraneibacter gnavus ATCC 29149 genomic DNA carries:
- a CDS encoding sulfide/dihydroorotate dehydrogenase-like FAD/NAD-binding protein: MYKILKAEKLSENIFLMDVHAPRVASHCEPGQFVIVKMDEKGERIPLTICDYDREAGTITIVVQEVGASTVKMSELKAGDSFRDFVGPLGCASEFVEEDIEELKKQKILFVAGGLGTAPVYPQVKWLHERGIDADVIIGAKTKDLVIMEKEMEEVAGNLYVTTDDGSYGRSGMVTQVIKDLVEKEGKHYDKCVAIGPMIMMKFVCLLTKELNLPTIVSMNPVMVDGTGMCGACRLQVGDEIKFACVDGPEFDGHLVDFDQAMKRSQMYRSVEGRAMLKLQEGDTHHGGCGHCGGDE, from the coding sequence ATGTATAAGATTTTAAAAGCAGAAAAATTGTCTGAGAATATTTTTCTGATGGATGTGCATGCACCAAGGGTTGCGAGTCATTGTGAGCCGGGGCAGTTTGTTATCGTAAAGATGGACGAGAAGGGGGAGCGTATCCCGCTTACTATTTGTGATTATGACAGAGAAGCCGGAACGATCACGATCGTGGTTCAGGAAGTCGGAGCTTCTACTGTGAAGATGTCTGAACTCAAAGCCGGAGATTCTTTCCGTGACTTTGTAGGTCCGCTTGGATGTGCCTCTGAGTTTGTTGAGGAAGATATCGAAGAATTGAAAAAACAGAAGATTTTATTTGTTGCGGGAGGACTTGGTACAGCTCCTGTATATCCTCAGGTGAAATGGCTTCATGAGAGAGGAATAGACGCCGATGTGATCATCGGAGCAAAAACGAAGGATCTTGTGATCATGGAGAAAGAGATGGAAGAAGTTGCCGGAAATCTCTATGTGACAACGGATGACGGCTCTTATGGACGCTCCGGTATGGTGACGCAGGTGATCAAAGATCTGGTAGAAAAAGAAGGAAAACATTATGACAAGTGTGTTGCGATCGGACCGATGATTATGATGAAATTTGTCTGTCTGCTGACAAAGGAACTGAATCTTCCAACGATCGTCAGCATGAACCCGGTTATGGTAGATGGTACCGGAATGTGCGGAGCATGCCGTCTTCAGGTTGGAGATGAGATTAAGTTTGCATGTGTAGACGGGCCGGAATTTGATGGCCATCTTGTAGATTTTGATCAGGCGATGAAGAGAAGCCAGATGTACAGATCAGTAGAGGGAAGAGCAATGCTGAAATTACAGGAAGGCGATACTCATCACGGCGGATGCGGACATTGTGGAGGTGACGAGTAA